A region of the Massilia sp. erpn genome:
GTCCGGGTTGTGAGTTCGGCCTGAGGCTCATTAAAAGCATCTCTGTCGGCCTTCAACGCCTCCTTGTTCCTCGCCTCGCTGGCAAGGGTGGTGAGGAAGTCTTTCATATCCGCCAGGAGGGGGAGATCCTTCTCCTCCACTTTATTTTCCCGAATCAGCTTATTCTCGCCATCATTCGTGAGGGTTTTCATAAGCTTTTCTTTGGTGGAAAAATGCTCTGGCAGCTCATCAAAAGGGATCAACATAGAATCGCCATTCCGGCCGATACTCAGTTCGATGGCCTCATTTTCCAGCGCATCATTGCCGCTCGAGGTGTCCCTGAGCCTATCCATGATTTCCTGCATAATTTTCCGCAGCCGCTCATTGGCCCGCCTTATCGAACTATCGCGTTCAAGATCTATATGCACAGCAGGCTTGATGCCCGTATCTTTCTTATCAGAATCAGAAAACAGGGAATTGTGGGCAGCGCTGACCGAGTTTGACCTGTCAATACGGGAATTCAATGCCTCCATCGTATTCCCATTTTCATATTTTGTATTGGCCTTGTTCAGCCAGGTTTCAACACTGGCATCAAGATTCTTTAAAAATTCTTCGGGCGTGATCGTTGGCACATCTGGTCCCGGAGGGATCACTGCCATCGCCCGCGCCCGTGAGCCGGTGTTGCCAAGCTGGTAGTCGTGAGCCCTTTCCTCTGGCGCACCTTGACTGAAAATGCCATCGGCATCGGCCACCTGGGCCAAACTCATTGCGTCAACGCCTGGGACGGCATCCGGACCGCAGAAAACAAACATAGTGTCCTTATAACTTTGCAGCGGCGGCTCTTTTTCCATCTGCGCCTTAATATGCTCGGCTATCAGTTCCTGATTGTGTTCATCGGAAATATAGACAATATTCTTGATATTCGATTTATTTTGATAATTGTAACGTACCGATTCGTGGCAGAGCACCCCCTGAGTTTTTCCATTGATCGGTTCCCCGGCAGCATTCGGAGCGTTTTTCAATAAGTAATTAACTGTCCTATTCCTTATTTTCTCCCGCGAATCTTTCGGTTTTGCGCCTATTTTTTCAAGCGCATTTTCCATTTTCCCAAGGATGGCTTTTTCTTTTTCCCGGAATATCCCAGCCAGTCTGGAGTTTTTTCCTTTCTCCGACGCTTTGATATTGAAGAGAGTATCGTTTTTCTCTTGCTTGATCCGGCGCCCTGCGGGAACCCCGGCCTGGTGCGCCGCATTTTGCAGGGCATCATTCGAGTCCGTCAGAACCTTGACCTTTTCCGCCATGCCTTTTTCGCCGATGATGCCCTGCAAGGAAACCATCAAATTTTTTGCGTCCAGGATGGGGGAATTCTGCAACGCTTGGAGAGAAGTCGTGCGCGCCCCGGTTTCGGCTGCTTTCGATAGCGGCATCTGTTCCCGGTCAAAGGCCTGCAGGAAACCAGCCTGTTCCAGGCTTTCGATTTTTTTTGCCTTATTTTTGAACGTAGACGGCGTTTCATTTTGCAGGACATCCTGCAGTGTTCTGGGCGCCCGGGCAACCACGACACTGATATCTTTCTTCTGCAGCTCCACCTGCAGCTTCTCCAGCGCCTCTGACTGCACCCGCTGCCCCTCAAGGCCAGACACGTGCAGGACCACCGTGCTGCCAGCCTTTAAGCTGTCTTTTTTCAGTGCCTCATGGATGACATCGAGCGACTGCCCCGCCTGTTCCCTGCCATGCGCGGCATAGCCTACTACCAGGACGGACGCGTCCTGTGTCTTCATCGTTCTATCCAGCGCCTGAGTGATGCCGGCCTCCATGGATAATTCCTTCTCCATTGCCGGTGCAGATCTGGAACCTCGGGTCATAGCAAAATGTCCTTTAATAGATAAATTCATGACCAATGGGTCACGCTTGTTGAGTCGATGCGGAACCCAGTCAGTTCCCGCCGCCGCCACGTTTTTTGCCGTCCGCAAGGCGGCCCTGGATTGCCGCGCTCTTTAGCGCGCCGCCTCGGGCGCAAGATTGTGATATACGCGCGCCGCATAACGCAGCCGGACAGCCGGCTTGGGGGAGTTGTAAGCGCCGACCGCCGTCCACGAATTGCCGAGCTGCTGGATGTTCTGCGCCAGTATCCAGGCACCGACTTCGATGCTGACGCAGGGTTCGTACAGCTGCGCCTCGGTGATGCCGTGCCGCCGCAAGACAGGCAGCCAGCTGCTGTTGATCTGCATCAGACCGATGTCATAGCTGCCGTTCGCGTTGCTGCGATTGATGGCCCGGGGATTCAGATTCGATTCGGTTTTGGCAATGGCGTGCAGCAGGTAAGGACTGATGCCGTATTTGGCGCCGATCTCGTGCCAGCAAGCCCGGGCCGGCGCCGGCGCGCAGGCGAGCGCGCACAGCATTGCCGCCAGCACGAGGCCATGGCGGCGCGCCAGGAGCGGCTGGAAACCGGGAGGCGAAAGCATGTTCAGCGGCTGCCCAGGATCTTCAGCCACAGTGCGGACTGGTTGGCCGCCGTCCCATTGTCAGCGTTCCTCAGCAAGACCTGCACCGTGGCGGCATTCTCGGGAATCTGCTGCAAGGCAATGACGGTGCCGACGTGAACCAATCCCTTGTCCAGCAGGCCATCGGCGATACAGCTGCCGGCCTTGGCCACGTGTTTTCCCGCGCCATCGAGGAAAACCACATGCGCTTCCGAATTGGTTGAATTGGCTGTTTGGCAGTAACCTATGCCGGTGATAAAGAGGGGCCGCGGACCTGGCAGCTGGGCTAGATCGATATTGTCGATCACCGGACTTGGCTTGAGCGGGCTGCCCGAATATGAACGCTCGAAAACGCTGTCGGTGATGGCCGATTCGCTCAGCGGACGCCACTTGCCGAGCTGGCAGGACAGCAGCGCATTGCCGGCATCACGCGCCAGCTGGCCATCCGCCGTGCAGGCGGTCCGCGGCAAGACGGTCTGCCCGATCAGCGCCTCGCCGGCGTTCAGGCGTCCGGGCAGCAGCAGATGGCCACTCTGGTCCACCTGCAGCGCGGTCCAGGCCGCGCCATTCCAGCGGAAGGCGCGCCCCTGGCCGCCCGCCAGGCGGACATCGCCGGTCTCGTTGCCGCTCACCGGCAACGCCGCAAAGGCGGCAACCGCCTCCTTCCAGTTGCCCCCCGGCCGCCGCCACACGCCCAGGCGGCAATGCAGCAAGCCGCCGCTGGCATCAACGGCAATCCGGCCGTAGGTCGCGGCATTGCCTGCCACGCATAGGCTGTCCGAACTGGCCTCAAGCGCCGTGGCACGCAAATGCAACGGCGTCATCATCTGGTTCAGCTGCGGCTGGCCGGGCACCGCATGCCGGTATAGGAAATCGCTGGAGAGCTGGCCCGGTCCGTCAAAGAACAGCGCGCTCGCCAGGTGGTTGGCAGCGGCCGCGGTGCCCGAGCAGCTGGCCCCGGCGAAGCCCGCCAGCGGCATGCTCCAGGACTGGAAAGCGCCTTGCGCCACGGCCGGAGTGAGGGCGGGAATGAAGCCGCCGCCGCGTCCCGCGCCAGACGCCACATAGGCCAGGTTCCTGGCCGGAATCGCGCTGCCCCCCTCGCTGAGCACCAGCGCGTCCAGCCGTCCCGGCGTGCTTTGCCGCACCAGCACGCAGGGGCTTTGGCCGTAGGCATTGACGGCGGCCTGCTGCTGCGCCAGGTGGCCGCTGGCCTTCAGCATGGCCAGCGTGACACGGGCCGGCATGGCCGGCCCCGCCTGAGCGAGCAAGGCCGCATAATTGGCGTCGATGTAGCGCTGGGCGGCCTGGGTCAGCTGCGCCTGGTAGCGCGCTGCCTGCTGCCCCTTGCCATCCTCCAGCGCGGCATCGGTCCAGGCCAGAATGCCGGCCAGGCCCAGCATGCCGGCCGCCAGTGCCCCCACCAGCTCGATCATCGAAGCCCCTTGCTGCCTGTTCATAGCGTCCTTTCCTGGCTCCGTAGCGTCAACGGCTATTCAAAATAATGATGTAGGTGTCGGCGTTATTCCGCTTTTCCCCGGAAATATCGAGGACAACACGCAGCCGTGCGGCATTTTCGGGAAGCTGTTGCAGGGCGATGCCCGCAGCGCTGGCAACCCGTCCTTCGCCCTCGGCACTCTGGCTGGCGCAACCGCCGGCATAGCCCAGGAATTTCCCCGCCGCGTCATACAGCTCAAGGCGAATCACGGACCTGCTATTGCTGCGCGAGACGCAGCAGGAATCGCCGGTGATGAACAGCGGACGCGCACCGGGCAAAGCGCTCAGGTCGATGCTGGTATCGATGCCGCTGTCTAGAGGCCGGGTATTGAAGACTCGGTCAAACACCACATTGGTGGCTTCGAATTCGATCAACTTGCGCCATTTACCGCGCTGGCAGGACAGCAGCAAGCCGCTGGCATCCCTGGCCAGCAAGCCATCCGGCTCGCAGGCATCGCGGTGGACCACGACCCGCTCCAGCAGCATCTGGCCGGCGGTGACGCGGCCTGGCACGGCCAGGTTGCCCTGCTCATCGACCGCCAGCGCGATCCAGGCAGCGCCGCTCCAGCTGAAGGCGCGGCCGGTATCGAGCGCCAGCCGCACATCGCCTGCCTGATTTTCGCTGGCCGGCAAGGCGGCAAAGCTGGCGGCCGGATCTTTCCAGGAGCCGCCCGCACCGCGCCAGACGCCAAGTTTGCAGTTCAGCAGGGCACCGCTGGCGTCAACCGCGATGCGGCCAAAGGTGGCCGCATCGCCCGCCACGCACAGCGCATCGGAACTCCCTTCAACGGCCTGGGCGCGCATATGCAGCGGCGTATGCATCTGGTTCAGTTCGGGCCTTCCCGGCTGCGCCTTGCGGTAGACGAAATCGGCGGCGAGCTGGCCGGCGCCATTGAAGAACAGGGCGCTGGCCAGGTGGTTGGCCGCCACCGCCGTTCCGGAGCATTTGCCGCCGCCGAAGGCGGCCAGCGGCTGCGACCAGGAATTGAAGGCGCCGCGTGCGCTGGTGGGTGCATCGGCGGGAATATAGCCGGCGCCGGGCCCCGCTCCGGCGGCCACGGCGGCGATGCTCTTGGCGGGAATATCGCGCCCGCCCTCGCTCACGACCAAGGCATCGAGCTGTCCCGGCTTACTTTGCCGCACCAGCACGCAGGACGTCTGGCCGTAGGCATTGGCAGCCTGCACATTCTGCGGCAGATGGTTGCCCGCCCTCAGCATGGCGGCTGTGACCACGGTAGATGCGGCGCCGCCGGTCGCCGTCAGCAACTGCGTATAGTTGGCATCGAGGTTGATGTATCTGGCCGCCGCCGCCGTCATCTGCGCCTGGTACAGGGCTGCCTGCTCGCCGCGGCTCTCTTCCAGCGAAGCTTCGACCAGGGCGGCGATACCGGCCACCAGCGCGCTGCCGATCGCCAGCGCGCCCAGCACCTCGATCAATGTAAATCCCCGATTCTGTCTGCGCATGCTCATTCCATTTCAATTCAGGGGCGCCAGCCATACCGGAGCCAGATTCGGCACCACTGCGGGCAGGATGATGCCGGTATCGCCGAAGGCGGGCGTGTGCAGCTTGCCGCCGCGCGCCTCGCCCGCCAGCATCGAGTACTGCGCCGCGCGCTGCAGCTCGGCGGCAAAGCCCAGCGGCGGCGGCGACGACGCGTACACAGTGACCATGCCGTCCGCCACGTGGTTGCTCCACCACGGCAGGCGCACATACCAGGCCGGCAGATTCAGGCTGGCGTCGGCCACGGTGCCGTTGAAGCCCGCATGTGCCGCGGCGTAAGCCGCCACGGCGGAACGGTAGACCGCCATGTTCTGTGCCAGGTCGTCGGCGCGCGCCGCCACCGTGCGCGCAGGTTCGACGCGGCTGGACAGGGCGGCGTGACCGGCCGCCGCACCCAGCGCGAACAAGAGCCATAGCATCCACATCGTCCGCCCCTCCCCACCCGTTTAGCTGGAGGTCCAGGTAATGGAATTGCTGGCCGTATCGCAGCTGGTGGCAGCTGCGGCAGGGGTAATCGGAAGCGCCACATTGCTGCCCTTGTTAACTTTGACAAAGACCCAGTCATTGCCGCTGCTGACCATGCTGACGCAAACGTCCTTCGGCACGGCGTCATAAGCGATCGTGAAGGTGTTGCCCGCACCGGTGACCGTGACGGCGCCATTCCAGCTGTTCGTCAATTTTCCGTCGCTCACAAAGAGCGAATTCGGATGCGCTTTCGCGCTGATCAGGGTTGCCGTCAGATCGCCCGTGCCGTAGCCGCCCGCCTGTCCCATGAACAGCTTCTTGACGCCGGTGCGGATCGAGGTCAATTCACCGTGGCTGCGGTTGGTGTTGGCGCTGCCGAAAGCACTGGTCAGCAGCGAAACCGCGCCGAGAATGACGATGGCGGCAATGCCCAGATAGGCGATGCCCTCCAGCAGCGAGGCGCCGCGCTGGAAATGACGGCGGACCAGACGGCCAGCCGCGCGTTGACAGATCGAAGTCATGATGGTTTCCTTTAAGTGAGTTAAGTTATTGCATCGCACGCGTCATTGCGGCGATTTCCTGCTGAATGCCAAAAAAACCCGTTACCAGCCAGGCCACAACCAGCGCCAGGGACACAATTGCAATACCGTTCAATACCTTCATCTGGGCCGAGACCCTTTCCACACCCGTTTCCAGCCACTCGTCGGCCAGCAGCTTGAGCGCATCCGAAAAGCCGCGGTAGTCGGCGTAGATACACAAATCCTCGACAATCTCCGGCGAGGGAAAACCATAGCCCGCGTTGCGCAGCGCCTCGCCGCAGTTCAGGCCGGACTTCACGCCCATCAAGGCGCCATCCAGCCGCTCGCGCAACCAGGGACTGGCGCCAGCCGACAGGCGCAGCAAGGCCTTTTCGACCGTGATGCCAGAGGATTGCAGCGCCGCGAACGCCATCAGAAAACTGCTGCCGGTGATCAGGCGGTAGATCGAATACGGTGCCAGACGGTCCGCCAGCACCCGCGTATTGCCGCACCAGCGCGGCATCGAGAGCAGCACCACGGCCACCAGCGCCGCCAGCGCAAGCAACAGCAAAGGCATCCAGCCGCGCACGAATTCCGACATCAGGAACAGCGAACGCGCCGCGCCGCGCCAGTGCGTGGGATCGACCATGCGCGCGAATTCGGGAATGACGCTGGCGCCGAAAATATAGATGTAGGCGGCGATCATGGCCGCAATCGCCAGCGGATACGCCAGGCCGCCCACCACGGCGCGCCGGATGCGCTGCCCCGACTGCACCACATTGATGACCGCCATCAGCGCCTGCTCCATGCGCCCCGACTGCTCGCCCGCGCCGATGATCATCTGTTCGGCCGGCGGCACCCAGCCTGTCATGCCGTCCGACAGGCGCTGGCCGTTCTGCACCGCGCGGCGCCAATCGTCGAGTACGATGGCCATGGCCTCCTTCGGCTTGCGGCCGCCGTCCGCGGCGCGCAGCTGCATGTCTTCCAGCACCTTCAGCAGCGGCAAGCCATTGGCCAGCATCGTGGCGATCTTGCGGTACAGGCGCAGGCGCGCGCCATCACTCAACTGCGCCTTGGCCCACCAGCGGTTCAGGTCAAGCTGCATGGCCTGCCTCGCCGCGTTGTCCCAAGCGCTCCAGCACAGCCGGCATGCGCGCCGCCTCCGGTTCCCACTCGCGGCCGCGCCGGGCGCCGCGCCAGGCCTCGGCCACGCTCAAATGTCCCACTGCCCGTTCCGCCAT
Encoded here:
- a CDS encoding lytic transglycosylase domain-containing protein — translated: MLSPPGFQPLLARRHGLVLAAMLCALACAPAPARACWHEIGAKYGISPYLLHAIAKTESNLNPRAINRSNANGSYDIGLMQINSSWLPVLRRHGITEAQLYEPCVSIEVGAWILAQNIQQLGNSWTAVGAYNSPKPAVRLRYAARVYHNLAPEAAR
- the pilV gene encoding shufflon system plasmid conjugative transfer pilus tip adhesin PilV, with the translated sequence MNRQQGASMIELVGALAAGMLGLAGILAWTDAALEDGKGQQAARYQAQLTQAAQRYIDANYAALLAQAGPAMPARVTLAMLKASGHLAQQQAAVNAYGQSPCVLVRQSTPGRLDALVLSEGGSAIPARNLAYVASGAGRGGGFIPALTPAVAQGAFQSWSMPLAGFAGASCSGTAAAANHLASALFFDGPGQLSSDFLYRHAVPGQPQLNQMMTPLHLRATALEASSDSLCVAGNAATYGRIAVDASGGLLHCRLGVWRRPGGNWKEAVAAFAALPVSGNETGDVRLAGGQGRAFRWNGAAWTALQVDQSGHLLLPGRLNAGEALIGQTVLPRTACTADGQLARDAGNALLSCQLGKWRPLSESAITDSVFERSYSGSPLKPSPVIDNIDLAQLPGPRPLFITGIGYCQTANSTNSEAHVVFLDGAGKHVAKAGSCIADGLLDKGLVHVGTVIALQQIPENAATVQVLLRNADNGTAANQSALWLKILGSR
- the pilV gene encoding shufflon system plasmid conjugative transfer pilus tip adhesin PilV, whose amino-acid sequence is MRRQNRGFTLIEVLGALAIGSALVAGIAALVEASLEESRGEQAALYQAQMTAAAARYINLDANYTQLLTATGGAASTVVTAAMLRAGNHLPQNVQAANAYGQTSCVLVRQSKPGQLDALVVSEGGRDIPAKSIAAVAAGAGPGAGYIPADAPTSARGAFNSWSQPLAAFGGGKCSGTAVAANHLASALFFNGAGQLAADFVYRKAQPGRPELNQMHTPLHMRAQAVEGSSDALCVAGDAATFGRIAVDASGALLNCKLGVWRGAGGSWKDPAASFAALPASENQAGDVRLALDTGRAFSWSGAAWIALAVDEQGNLAVPGRVTAGQMLLERVVVHRDACEPDGLLARDASGLLLSCQRGKWRKLIEFEATNVVFDRVFNTRPLDSGIDTSIDLSALPGARPLFITGDSCCVSRSNSRSVIRLELYDAAGKFLGYAGGCASQSAEGEGRVASAAGIALQQLPENAARLRVVLDISGEKRNNADTYIIILNSR
- the pilM gene encoding type IV pilus biogenesis protein PilM — protein: MWMLWLLFALGAAAGHAALSSRVEPARTVAARADDLAQNMAVYRSAVAAYAAAHAGFNGTVADASLNLPAWYVRLPWWSNHVADGMVTVYASSPPPLGFAAELQRAAQYSMLAGEARGGKLHTPAFGDTGIILPAVVPNLAPVWLAPLN
- a CDS encoding type 4 pilus major pilin, producing the protein MTSICQRAAGRLVRRHFQRGASLLEGIAYLGIAAIVILGAVSLLTSAFGSANTNRSHGELTSIRTGVKKLFMGQAGGYGTGDLTATLISAKAHPNSLFVSDGKLTNSWNGAVTVTGAGNTFTIAYDAVPKDVCVSMVSSGNDWVFVKVNKGSNVALPITPAAAATSCDTASNSITWTSS
- a CDS encoding type II secretion system F family protein — encoded protein: MQLDLNRWWAKAQLSDGARLRLYRKIATMLANGLPLLKVLEDMQLRAADGGRKPKEAMAIVLDDWRRAVQNGQRLSDGMTGWVPPAEQMIIGAGEQSGRMEQALMAVINVVQSGQRIRRAVVGGLAYPLAIAAMIAAYIYIFGASVIPEFARMVDPTHWRGAARSLFLMSEFVRGWMPLLLLALAALVAVVLLSMPRWCGNTRVLADRLAPYSIYRLITGSSFLMAFAALQSSGITVEKALLRLSAGASPWLRERLDGALMGVKSGLNCGEALRNAGYGFPSPEIVEDLCIYADYRGFSDALKLLADEWLETGVERVSAQMKVLNGIAIVSLALVVAWLVTGFFGIQQEIAAMTRAMQ